One genomic segment of Terrihabitans soli includes these proteins:
- the metE gene encoding 5-methyltetrahydropteroyltriglutamate--homocysteine S-methyltransferase — protein MSIATSALGFPRIGPRRELKSALESTWSGKTDSAALLAAAKDIRAANWLRQKKLGLSIIASNDFSLYDQVLDTSVMTGAVPAIYGWKGGDVPLDVYFAMARGAEGISTVCEHGHVHADSHTVGGVPAMEMTKWFDTNYHYIVPEFTADQRFSLSSSKPVDEFLEAKALGVHTRPVLVGPVTFLKLGKAKTGDFDTLSLLTRLLPVYAEILQKLHEAGADWVQIDEPVMVLDLSDTERAALKAAYAELVKAAPALKILVATYFGALDDNLDTAVALPVAGLHIDLKRGSSQIDAVLKKAPKELVLSLGVIDGRNVWRAHLDAVLDRIEPVVKARGEDRVIISTSCSLLHTPIDLEQETRLDFDVKSWLAFAVQKIEELNVLSRALSHGKKDVASALEASSRAAATRRTSPLIHDPKVQARLSSLTPAMTKRAPFSLRREAQRQAFHLPAFPTTTIGSFPQTSDVRKARSANAKGEITAAQYDEFLKSATKDAIRWQEEIGLDVLVHGEFERNDMVQYFGEQLSGYAFTQHGWVQSFGSRYVRPPIIFGDVSRPKPMTVSWSSYAQSLTSRPMKGMLTGPVTMLFWSFVRDDIPRSETCRQIALAIRDEVNDLEAAGITMIQIDEAAFREGLPLKKSGWKDYLDWAVECFRLTSSGVKPTTQIHTHMCYSEFNDIIAAIGAMDADVISIETSRSQMELLDAFKSYKYPNEIGPGVYDIHSPRVPATEEMSALLNLASTRLAPDQLWVNPDCGLKTRGWAEVKPALVNMVEAAKKLRETV, from the coding sequence TCTCGCTCTACGACCAGGTACTCGACACATCCGTCATGACCGGGGCGGTGCCGGCAATCTATGGCTGGAAGGGCGGCGATGTTCCGCTCGATGTCTATTTCGCCATGGCGCGCGGCGCCGAAGGCATCTCAACCGTCTGCGAGCACGGCCACGTCCACGCGGATTCTCATACCGTGGGCGGCGTCCCGGCGATGGAGATGACGAAGTGGTTCGACACCAATTATCACTACATCGTTCCGGAGTTCACCGCGGACCAGCGCTTCAGCCTGTCCTCGTCGAAGCCGGTCGATGAGTTTCTCGAGGCGAAGGCGCTCGGCGTGCATACGCGCCCGGTTCTTGTCGGCCCCGTCACCTTCCTGAAGCTCGGCAAGGCCAAAACGGGCGATTTCGATACGCTGTCGCTGCTGACGCGCCTTCTGCCGGTCTATGCGGAAATTCTGCAAAAGCTTCATGAAGCGGGCGCGGACTGGGTGCAGATCGATGAGCCGGTCATGGTGCTCGATCTGTCCGACACCGAACGCGCAGCTCTGAAAGCCGCCTATGCGGAGCTGGTGAAAGCCGCGCCTGCCTTAAAGATTCTCGTCGCGACCTATTTCGGCGCGCTCGACGATAATCTCGACACTGCCGTCGCGCTGCCTGTTGCGGGCCTTCATATCGATCTCAAGCGCGGATCGAGCCAGATCGATGCCGTGCTGAAGAAGGCTCCAAAAGAGCTTGTACTCTCGCTCGGCGTCATCGACGGCCGCAATGTGTGGCGCGCCCATCTCGACGCCGTCCTCGACAGGATCGAGCCGGTTGTCAAAGCGCGCGGTGAAGACAGAGTGATCATCTCGACCTCGTGCTCGCTTCTCCACACGCCTATCGACCTCGAACAGGAAACGCGCCTCGATTTCGATGTGAAGTCGTGGCTCGCTTTCGCCGTCCAGAAGATCGAGGAGCTGAACGTCCTGTCCCGCGCCCTATCGCACGGCAAGAAGGATGTTGCCTCGGCGCTGGAAGCGTCTTCGCGCGCCGCTGCCACGCGGCGCACCTCGCCGCTCATTCACGATCCGAAAGTGCAAGCGCGCCTGTCTTCGCTGACGCCGGCCATGACCAAGCGTGCGCCCTTCTCGCTCCGCCGCGAAGCGCAGCGTCAGGCCTTCCATCTGCCGGCCTTCCCGACAACGACGATCGGCTCCTTCCCGCAAACCTCCGACGTGCGCAAAGCGCGCTCGGCCAATGCCAAAGGCGAGATCACCGCAGCACAATATGACGAGTTCCTGAAATCGGCGACGAAAGACGCGATCCGCTGGCAGGAAGAGATCGGCCTCGATGTGCTTGTGCATGGCGAGTTCGAGCGCAACGACATGGTGCAGTATTTCGGCGAGCAGCTCTCGGGCTACGCCTTCACCCAGCACGGCTGGGTGCAGAGCTTCGGCTCGCGCTATGTGCGCCCGCCGATCATTTTCGGCGATGTCTCGCGTCCGAAACCCATGACGGTCTCTTGGTCGTCCTATGCGCAATCGCTGACATCGAGGCCGATGAAGGGCATGCTCACCGGCCCGGTGACTATGCTGTTCTGGTCGTTTGTGCGCGACGACATTCCGCGTTCGGAAACCTGCCGTCAGATCGCGCTGGCGATCCGCGACGAGGTGAACGATCTCGAAGCCGCCGGCATTACGATGATCCAGATCGACGAAGCGGCGTTCCGCGAAGGCCTGCCGCTGAAAAAATCCGGCTGGAAGGATTATCTCGACTGGGCGGTCGAATGCTTCCGCCTGACCTCGTCCGGCGTGAAGCCGACGACGCAGATCCACACCCATATGTGCTATTCGGAATTCAACGACATCATCGCCGCGATCGGCGCCATGGACGCGGATGTCATTTCCATCGAGACCTCGCGCTCGCAGATGGAATTACTCGACGCGTTCAAGAGCTACAAATATCCGAACGAGATCGGCCCCGGCGTCTACGACATTCATTCGCCGCGCGTGCCGGCGACCGAGGAAATGTCGGCGCTGCTCAATCTTGCGAGCACGCGTCTTGCGCCCGATCAGCTCTGGGTCAATCCGGATTGCGGATTGAAAACGCGCGGCTGGGCGGAGGTGAAACCCGCCCTCGTCAATATGGTGGAAGCCGCCAAGAAGCTGCGCGAGACGGTCTGA
- a CDS encoding winged helix-turn-helix transcriptional regulator, which produces MKPRQPHLSENCRAVSEVLGRVGDKWSVLIITMLGDGPRRFNELKRMVNGVSQRMLTLSLRGLERDGLITRTVTPSTPPRVDYELTELGRSLLGTVSALSAWALENQGEIQKARTAFDASVQ; this is translated from the coding sequence ATGAAACCGCGTCAGCCTCACCTTTCAGAGAACTGCCGAGCCGTCAGTGAGGTTCTCGGAAGGGTCGGAGATAAATGGAGCGTGCTCATCATCACCATGCTCGGGGATGGGCCGCGCCGCTTTAACGAGCTGAAGCGGATGGTGAACGGGGTTTCCCAGCGCATGCTCACTCTCTCTTTGAGAGGGCTCGAGCGCGACGGGCTGATCACGAGGACGGTCACCCCCTCGACCCCGCCGCGGGTGGACTACGAGCTGACCGAGCTCGGGCGCTCTCTGCTCGGCACGGTGTCGGCGCTCAGCGCCTGGGCGCTCGAAAACCAGGGCGAAATCCAGAAGGCGCGGACCGCCTTCGACGCCTCGGTCCAATAA
- a CDS encoding NADPH-dependent FMN reductase: protein MARLSIGVIVGSARKGSINQKLAEALMKLGGPEVDFKQLKIEDLPLFNQDLEEPVPAPVERFRKEIRASDGLLFITPEYNRSTTPLLLNAISWGSRPYAQSSFAGKPGAIAGTSGGIIRTAAAQAHLRDILGVVGVHLTIQPEAYVHWTDELVAEDGSIPSEQQRELLKRKVDSVVAWVGQVSGSAAKKAA from the coding sequence ATGGCAAGACTGTCCATCGGCGTGATCGTCGGCTCGGCCCGCAAAGGCTCGATCAATCAGAAACTGGCCGAGGCGCTGATGAAACTCGGCGGCCCCGAGGTCGACTTCAAGCAGTTGAAGATCGAGGATCTTCCTCTGTTCAATCAAGACCTTGAAGAGCCGGTGCCGGCTCCGGTCGAGCGCTTCCGCAAGGAGATCCGCGCCTCGGATGGCCTGCTGTTCATCACGCCCGAATATAACCGCTCGACGACCCCGCTCCTCCTGAACGCGATCTCCTGGGGCTCGCGCCCCTATGCGCAGAGCTCGTTTGCCGGAAAGCCGGGCGCGATCGCCGGCACATCGGGCGGCATCATCCGCACCGCGGCGGCGCAGGCGCATCTGCGCGATATTCTCGGCGTTGTCGGCGTCCACCTGACGATCCAGCCGGAAGCCTATGTCCACTGGACCGATGAACTCGTGGCGGAAGACGGCTCGATCCCGAGCGAGCAGCAGCGCGAGCTTCTGAAGAGGAAGGTCGACAGTGTTGTTGCCTGGGTCGGCCAGGTTTCCGGATCGGCTGCGAAGAAAGCGGCGTAA
- the polA gene encoding DNA polymerase I, which yields MTDEIPISILAPMTEQPIKPGDHVFLVDGSSFVFRAYFQSMNQDAKYNYRSDGLPTGAVRLFCTKLYQFVREGAVGIRPSHLAIVFDKSEDTFRKEIYPDYKANRKDPPDDLIPQFPLMREAVKAFGLEPIEKAGFEADDIIATFAGQAGKAGAEVLIISSDKDLMQIVTPNVNFYDFESGRKGSPGYRPERKIDIQGVIDYFGVPPEGVTDVQALVGDTSDNVPGVPGIGIKTASQLMAEFGTLENLLARTSEIKQPKRRESLETYADQARLSKKLVTLDCNVETEFQLPQLQVPDFDPKKLIAFLKAMEFTTITKRVADAFDIDANEIEADSRLKPGSGRYTENAETPSPRERGEGRGEGQETPSHPATASPSADLSPQAGRGSTSAGDFTPAALAEKLIAEARSAPCAKDHYDTIRTEERLDQWITAIRDKGRFAFDTETTSLDAMQAELVGISLAVDPGLAAYIPIGHVSGKADMFGGGLAPDQLKLDLVLKKLKPLLEDPGVLKIAQNGKYDALVLSRLGVDVKPIDDTMLLSYALDSGRGGHGMDELAQKWLSHTCIAYNDVTGTGKGRISFAEVEIDKASDYSAEDADITFRLWRVFKARIVAEGMIGVYETLERPLLPVLMRMEERGISIDRNMLSRLSGDFAQSMGALEEEIFTLAGERFNLGSPKQLGDILFGKLGFEGASKTKTGAWATGASVLEDLALEGHELPRKILDWRQLSKLKSTYSDALPGYVNPETKRVHTSFSLASTSTGRLSSSEPNIQNIPIRTEEGRKIRKAFIAPPGRKLISADYSQIELRVLAHMADIPQLKKAFADGLDIHAMTASEMFGVPVEGMPADVRRRAKAINFGIIYGISAFGLANQLSIPRDEAGAYIKKYFERFPGIRDYMDRMREQAKSVGYVTTLFGRKCHYPLNEARSPAERGFLERAAINAPIQGTAADIIRRAMIRMEDALLSEKLSAQMLLQVHDELVFEVPDEEVDKTIPLICRVMEKAAEPAVHLDVPLKVDARAAQNWDEAH from the coding sequence ATGACAGATGAAATTCCGATCTCCATATTGGCGCCCATGACCGAACAGCCCATCAAGCCCGGCGACCACGTCTTTCTGGTCGACGGCTCTTCCTTTGTTTTCCGCGCCTACTTCCAGTCCATGAATCAGGACGCGAAGTACAATTACCGCTCCGACGGATTGCCGACGGGGGCGGTGCGGCTGTTCTGCACCAAGCTCTATCAATTCGTGCGCGAGGGCGCGGTCGGCATCCGGCCGAGCCATCTCGCCATCGTCTTCGACAAAAGCGAAGACACGTTCCGCAAGGAAATTTATCCGGACTACAAGGCCAACCGGAAAGATCCGCCGGACGATCTCATTCCGCAATTCCCGCTGATGCGCGAAGCGGTCAAAGCGTTCGGGCTCGAGCCGATCGAGAAAGCAGGCTTTGAAGCCGACGACATCATCGCGACCTTTGCCGGCCAGGCCGGCAAAGCCGGCGCCGAAGTTCTGATCATCTCGTCCGACAAGGATCTGATGCAGATCGTGACGCCGAACGTGAACTTCTACGATTTCGAATCCGGTCGCAAAGGCAGCCCCGGTTACAGGCCAGAGCGCAAGATCGATATCCAGGGCGTTATCGATTATTTCGGCGTGCCGCCGGAAGGCGTGACGGATGTGCAGGCTTTGGTCGGCGACACATCCGACAATGTGCCGGGCGTTCCCGGCATCGGCATCAAGACGGCCTCGCAGCTGATGGCGGAGTTCGGCACGCTCGAGAATCTTCTGGCGCGCACGAGTGAGATCAAACAGCCCAAACGCCGCGAGAGTCTCGAGACCTACGCCGATCAGGCGCGGCTGTCGAAAAAGCTCGTGACGCTCGACTGCAATGTCGAAACCGAGTTCCAGCTGCCGCAATTGCAGGTGCCGGACTTCGATCCGAAAAAACTCATCGCGTTTTTGAAGGCGATGGAATTCACGACCATCACCAAACGCGTTGCCGACGCGTTCGACATCGACGCGAACGAGATCGAAGCCGATAGCCGCCTGAAGCCGGGATCAGGCCGCTATACGGAAAATGCAGAAACTCCTTCTCCCCGCGAGCGGGGAGAGGGTCGGGGTGAGGGGCAAGAAACTCCCTCTCACCCGGCGACCGCTTCGCCGTCTGCCGACCTCTCCCCGCAAGCGGGGCGAGGCTCGACCTCAGCCGGAGATTTCACGCCTGCGGCGCTCGCGGAAAAGCTGATAGCAGAAGCGCGCTCGGCTCCCTGCGCGAAGGATCATTACGACACGATCCGCACCGAAGAGCGTCTTGATCAATGGATCACGGCGATCCGGGACAAAGGCCGTTTTGCCTTCGACACCGAGACGACCAGCCTCGACGCCATGCAGGCGGAACTCGTTGGCATCTCGCTTGCCGTCGATCCGGGGCTCGCAGCTTACATTCCGATCGGCCATGTCAGCGGCAAGGCCGATATGTTCGGCGGCGGGCTCGCGCCCGATCAGCTGAAGCTCGATCTCGTGCTGAAAAAGCTGAAGCCGCTTCTGGAAGATCCGGGCGTGCTGAAGATCGCGCAGAACGGCAAATATGATGCGCTCGTCCTGTCGCGGCTCGGCGTGGATGTGAAGCCGATCGACGATACGATGCTGCTGTCTTACGCGCTCGATTCAGGCCGCGGCGGGCACGGCATGGACGAGTTGGCGCAGAAATGGCTAAGCCATACCTGCATCGCCTACAACGACGTCACCGGCACCGGCAAGGGCCGCATCAGTTTCGCCGAAGTCGAGATCGACAAAGCTTCGGACTATTCGGCGGAAGATGCCGATATCACCTTCCGGCTCTGGCGCGTCTTCAAGGCGCGCATCGTCGCGGAAGGCATGATCGGCGTTTACGAGACGCTGGAGCGTCCTTTGCTGCCCGTGCTGATGCGCATGGAAGAGCGCGGCATTTCCATCGACCGGAATATGCTGTCGCGCCTCTCCGGCGATTTCGCGCAGAGCATGGGCGCGCTCGAAGAAGAAATCTTCACGCTCGCCGGCGAGCGCTTCAATCTCGGCTCGCCCAAACAGCTCGGCGATATCCTGTTCGGCAAGCTCGGTTTCGAGGGCGCGTCGAAAACCAAGACGGGCGCCTGGGCGACGGGCGCGAGCGTGCTCGAAGATCTTGCGCTTGAGGGACATGAACTACCGCGCAAGATTTTGGATTGGCGTCAGCTGTCCAAGCTCAAATCGACCTATAGCGATGCGCTGCCGGGCTATGTGAACCCGGAGACGAAACGCGTCCATACGAGTTTCTCGTTGGCTTCGACCTCGACGGGACGACTGTCCTCGTCCGAGCCGAACATTCAGAACATTCCGATCCGCACCGAAGAAGGCCGCAAGATCCGCAAGGCCTTTATCGCGCCGCCGGGGCGGAAACTCATTTCGGCCGACTATTCCCAGATCGAACTGCGTGTGCTGGCCCATATGGCCGATATCCCGCAGCTCAAGAAAGCCTTTGCCGACGGTCTCGATATTCATGCCATGACGGCGTCGGAGATGTTCGGCGTTCCGGTCGAAGGCATGCCGGCCGATGTGCGTCGCCGCGCCAAGGCCATCAATTTCGGCATCATCTACGGCATCTCGGCCTTCGGCCTCGCCAATCAGCTGTCGATCCCGCGCGATGAGGCGGGCGCCTATATCAAGAAATATTTCGAGCGCTTCCCCGGCATCCGCGATTACATGGACCGTATGCGCGAGCAGGCGAAAAGCGTCGGCTATGTCACGACGCTTTTCGGGCGCAAATGTCATTACCCGCTGAACGAAGCGCGTTCGCCGGCCGAACGAGGCTTCCTCGAGCGCGCGGCGATCAATGCGCCGATCCAGGGCACGGCGGCCGATATCATCCGCCGCGCTATGATCCGCATGGAAGATGCGCTTTTATCCGAAAAGCTATCGGCGCAGATGCTGCTGCAGGTGCATGACGAACTTGTCTTTGAAGTGCCCGATGAGGAAGTCGACAAGACTATCCCGCTCATCTGCCGCGTGATGGAAAAGGCGGCGGAACCGGCGGTGCATCTCGACGTGCCGCTGAAGGTCGATGCCCGCGCCGCGCAGAACTGGGACGAGGCGCATTAG